Sequence from the Corallococcus sp. EGB genome:
AACTGCCCCTCGATGACCTTCTTGAACGCCAGCCCGAGGATGCCGATGGGCAGCGTGCCCACGCCCACGAACCACGCAAGCCGCGCCTCCATCGTGCCGAACGGGTCCCGCTTCACCAGGCCCATGACGAACGCGCTCACCAGCGCGACGATGTCCTTGCGGAAGTAGATGAGCACCGCGGCCACCGTGCCCAACTGGATGATGGCCGAGTACGCGGCCCCCGGGTCTGGCCAGCCGAACAGCTCTGGCGCGATGCGCAGGTGCGCGGTGGAGCTGATGGGCAGGAACTCCGTGAGACCCTGGACCAGACCCAGGACAATGGCTTCGAGCAGGCTCATAGGGGGCGTGGCCGCCAGGGATATGCCCTGCCCCCCTGCCCCGCAAGCGCGAAGGTTCCCCCCACCCCCGCCCAGGTCCGCCACCGGACCGTCCGCCCGTCCACACTGGGAACCCGGGTAGGCTGTACCCCGCCATGCCCCCCGCCCCCCTGTGTCCCTGCACCTCCGGCCAGCGCTACAAGCAGTGCTGCGCCCCCTTCCACAAAGGCGAGGCGGAAGCCCCTGACGCGGAGCGCCTCATGCGCAGCCGCTACAGCGCCTTCGCCCAGCGCGACGCCGCCTACCTCTGGAAGACGCTCCACCCCGACCACCCCATGAAGGCCCGTCCGGAAGCGGACGTCCTGCGTGAGCTGCGCGACTCCGCCCGGGCCCACCAGTACCCGGGGCTGGTGGTGCTGGGCCACCAGCCCCCGGACGCGTCGGGGCTCGCCCGCGTCCTCTTCTTCGCCAAGGTGTTCGAGAAGGGAAAGGACCAGTCCTTCGTGGAGCGCTCGGACTTCCGCCACGACGGCACCGGCTGGCGCTACCTGGACGGCGTCCTCAAGCTGCCGCGCGAGCTGAAGGGGCCCCCGGAGTCCCTCACGCTCGACACCTTCCCCGGGGACTGACGGCGCCGCGAAAATCCCCCGTCAGGATTTTCGCGGCACGTCCGTCCCTGGGTGTGCTGCCCGGCCGGAGAGGCCCTACACGCACTGGAACGCTCCACGACAATGGGGCAGATCCGCTGGCCTCATACGCCAAGAAATCGCGGCTTCTCCACTCGGGCAGCACTCTTTTCCTCCTCCGTCACTCCCGGGACCGCGCGTCCCGGTCGAGTGACGAGAGGTCCCGGTCATCCCCGTCACCGCCCGGCGCGCCATCCGCGCCCAGTGACACGATGGCCGGCACGCCCCGGTCCAGCGTGTACACGTAGTCATGGCCCCACGGGTCGCGCGGCAGCTCCGGGAGGATGCGCTCCTCCACCAGCGCGCGCAGCCCGGCGGAGGTGTCCGGCATCCGGCCCTTCTTCATCGCGTACAACTGGAGCGCCTGGCCCAGCGAGCCGAAGTCCAGCGCCACCCGCTTCTGCTTCGCCTGGCCGAACTGCTCCAGCACCGACACG
This genomic interval carries:
- a CDS encoding YchJ family protein; the encoded protein is MPPAPLCPCTSGQRYKQCCAPFHKGEAEAPDAERLMRSRYSAFAQRDAAYLWKTLHPDHPMKARPEADVLRELRDSARAHQYPGLVVLGHQPPDASGLARVLFFAKVFEKGKDQSFVERSDFRHDGTGWRYLDGVLKLPRELKGPPESLTLDTFPGD
- a CDS encoding type II secretion system protein GspG: MDKKPRRQRGMTLLEIMVVVTILGLIAAAVGVSVLEQFGQAKQKRVALDFGSLGQALQLYAMKKGRMPDTSAGLRALVEERILPELPRDPWGHDYVYTLDRGVPAIVSLGADGAPGGDGDDRDLSSLDRDARSRE